A region from the Aeromicrobium choanae genome encodes:
- a CDS encoding winged helix-turn-helix domain-containing protein: protein MSPEMYQDEILLSPPARRDVTVEQWRDYLVKRAAAHRRCAGCDVLADCLYRSVVEVDVLGFVACTSEAERRTMRRELGIEVRFDSSPYGTARVGGGPVDHAEVIGARKAHPDETCRELAQRLGCSTSTVKRHLRQEREGRAVAVTTIEKPSVGDVLDAFDRLDTSRSV from the coding sequence GTGTCGCCGGAGATGTACCAGGACGAGATCCTCTTGTCCCCGCCGGCGCGTCGCGACGTCACCGTCGAGCAATGGCGTGACTACCTCGTCAAGCGAGCCGCCGCCCACCGCCGCTGTGCGGGCTGCGACGTTCTCGCCGACTGCCTCTACCGCTCGGTGGTCGAGGTCGACGTCCTGGGGTTCGTCGCGTGCACCAGCGAGGCCGAGCGTCGCACGATGCGCCGCGAGCTCGGCATCGAGGTGCGCTTCGACTCCAGTCCCTACGGCACCGCACGTGTCGGGGGCGGCCCGGTCGACCACGCCGAGGTGATCGGCGCCCGCAAGGCCCATCCCGACGAGACCTGCCGCGAGCTGGCGCAACGCCTGGGCTGCTCCACGTCCACCGTCAAGCGCCACCTGCGCCAGGAGCGCGAGGGCCGGGCGGTCGCGGTGACCACGATCGAGAAGCCCTCGGTCGGCGACGTGCTCGACGCGTTCGACCGCCTCGACACCTCGCGCAGCGTCTGA
- a CDS encoding bacterial proteasome activator family protein, whose translation MTDDRIIDPQGQPVPAAAEPTRTPLTDLVEQPAKVMRIGGMIRQLLEEVKAAPLDEASRARLREIHHQSIDELKDGLAPELVDELERLSLPFDAEAPSDAELRVAQAQLVGWLEGLFHGIQAALYAQQVQAQSQLQNMRLALPGGAGEDGATTERVTPSETGGMYL comes from the coding sequence ATGACCGACGACCGGATCATCGACCCCCAGGGCCAGCCCGTCCCCGCTGCCGCGGAGCCGACGCGCACGCCCTTGACCGACCTCGTGGAGCAGCCGGCGAAGGTCATGCGCATCGGCGGCATGATCCGCCAGCTCCTCGAAGAGGTGAAGGCGGCGCCGCTCGACGAGGCCAGCCGCGCCCGCCTCCGCGAGATCCACCACCAGTCGATCGACGAGCTGAAGGACGGCCTGGCCCCCGAGCTGGTGGACGAGCTCGAGCGGCTCAGCCTGCCGTTCGACGCCGAGGCGCCCAGCGACGCCGAGCTGCGTGTCGCCCAGGCCCAGTTGGTGGGCTGGCTCGAGGGCCTCTTCCACGGCATCCAGGCCGCGCTGTACGCCCAGCAGGTGCAGGCCCAGAGCCAGCTGCAGAACATGCGCCTGGCACTGCCGGGAGGTGCCGGCGAGGACGGCGCGACAACCGAACGAGTCACACCTTCCGAAACCGGGGGAATGTACCTCTAG
- a CDS encoding NAD(P)H-quinone oxidoreductase: MRAVIVEEPGGPDSLVVADLPDPEPGPGEVAVRVAAAGVNRADLLQRQGHYPPPPGITDVLGLECSGVVEELGEGVTGLAPGDEVCVLLSGGGYAERVVAPAGQVVPVPVGTSLITAAAIAETYATVWSNVFMLAGLREGDKLLVHGGASGIGTTAIQLAKAFGATVVTTVGSEEKAEVVRRLGADAVVNYREDDFVETCQDLGGVDVVLDIIGGKYLAQNVASLARGGRIVVIGMQGGRKGELNLGALLAKQGSIAATSLRFRPVEEKAAIMAELVEKVWPLIEDGTLGPVVHETVPLSRVADAHRILEESSHVGKVVLDVRA, from the coding sequence ATGCGAGCCGTCATCGTCGAAGAGCCCGGAGGCCCCGACAGCCTCGTCGTCGCCGATCTCCCCGATCCGGAGCCCGGCCCTGGCGAGGTCGCGGTCCGGGTCGCCGCCGCCGGCGTCAATCGCGCCGACCTGCTGCAGCGCCAGGGCCACTACCCGCCGCCGCCCGGCATCACCGACGTCCTCGGGTTGGAGTGCTCCGGCGTCGTCGAGGAGCTCGGTGAGGGCGTCACCGGACTGGCCCCCGGGGACGAGGTCTGCGTCCTGCTGAGCGGTGGCGGCTACGCCGAGCGGGTGGTGGCGCCGGCCGGGCAGGTGGTGCCCGTCCCCGTCGGGACCTCACTGATCACGGCCGCCGCGATCGCCGAGACCTACGCGACCGTCTGGTCCAACGTCTTCATGCTCGCCGGCCTGCGCGAGGGCGATAAGTTGCTCGTCCACGGTGGTGCGAGCGGCATCGGCACCACGGCGATCCAGCTGGCCAAGGCCTTCGGGGCCACCGTGGTCACCACGGTCGGCAGCGAGGAGAAGGCCGAGGTGGTCCGCCGCCTGGGCGCCGACGCGGTGGTGAACTACCGCGAGGACGACTTCGTGGAGACGTGCCAGGACCTCGGCGGGGTCGACGTCGTGCTCGACATCATCGGCGGGAAGTACCTCGCCCAGAACGTCGCCTCGCTCGCCCGCGGCGGGCGCATCGTCGTGATCGGCATGCAGGGCGGCCGCAAGGGCGAGCTGAACCTGGGTGCGCTCCTGGCGAAGCAGGGCAGCATCGCGGCGACGTCCCTGCGATTCCGGCCCGTCGAGGAGAAGGCCGCGATCATGGCCGAGCTCGTGGAGAAGGTCTGGCCGCTCATCGAGGACGGCACCCTCGGGCCCGTGGTGCACGAGACCGTGCCCCTCTCGCGGGTGGCCGACGCGCACCGCATCCTCGAGGAGTCGTCGCACGTGGGCAAGGTCGTCCTCGACGTCAGGGCCTGA
- a CDS encoding carbon-nitrogen hydrolase family protein, with protein MQVTLVQLAATLDSAANRAQVEARLSDLDGSGLVVLPEATMHDFGPADHDLAAVAEPLDGPFVDLIAREARRLGSTIVAGMFERTDDLPYNTLVVVGPDGGLAATYRKIHLYDSFGYRESERLRAGAIEPVVVPVEDLSVGLMTCYDLRFPELARALVDRGADALVVPAAWVAGEHKAEHWRTLLRARAIENTVWVAAAGQGGSRYTGRSLVVDPWGTIVEEAAGGDELVTAQVAVDAVRASRDVNPSLANRRMSTP; from the coding sequence ATGCAGGTGACGCTCGTCCAGCTGGCCGCCACCCTCGACTCGGCCGCCAACCGTGCCCAGGTGGAGGCGCGGCTCAGTGATCTCGACGGCTCCGGGCTCGTGGTGCTGCCCGAGGCGACGATGCACGACTTCGGCCCCGCCGACCACGACCTCGCGGCCGTCGCCGAGCCCCTGGACGGCCCGTTCGTCGACCTGATCGCGCGCGAGGCCAGGCGCCTCGGATCCACGATCGTGGCGGGGATGTTCGAGCGCACGGACGATCTCCCGTACAACACGCTCGTCGTGGTCGGTCCCGACGGCGGTCTCGCCGCGACCTACCGCAAGATCCACCTCTACGACTCGTTCGGCTACCGGGAGTCCGAGCGGCTGAGGGCCGGCGCGATCGAGCCCGTCGTCGTGCCCGTGGAGGACCTCAGCGTCGGTCTGATGACCTGCTACGACCTGCGGTTCCCCGAGCTGGCGCGCGCGCTGGTCGACCGCGGCGCGGACGCGTTGGTCGTCCCGGCGGCGTGGGTGGCCGGCGAGCACAAGGCCGAGCACTGGCGCACGCTGCTGCGTGCCCGCGCCATCGAGAACACCGTGTGGGTGGCCGCGGCAGGCCAGGGCGGCTCTCGCTACACGGGCCGTTCCTTGGTCGTCGATCCGTGGGGAACTATCGTGGAGGAAGCCGCCGGGGGGGACGAGCTGGTCACTGCGCAGGTCGCGGTGGACGCCGTTCGCGCTTCCCGCGACGTGAACCCGTCGCTCGCCAACCGGAGGATGTCCACACCGTGA